One window of the Vicinamibacterales bacterium genome contains the following:
- a CDS encoding GntR family transcriptional regulator, giving the protein MKSRATRRAPRPTVEIPTAPHVERAYVNLKAGIVAGRYRPGAALSEVSLAAEHGMSRTPIREGLARLWQEGYLDRVVGHGYFVARVTVQQIHDTFDVRRLLEGAAAARAAELASPADVERLRTLASVPIVASQDYRQSEVANVQFHLAIAACARNGLAAELIERCLAQVDRFMSLGVNFGQFTETATEAHLQIVDAIEARDPAAARARMEEHLDCGSRLMKDALLRGQLSGVGL; this is encoded by the coding sequence GTGAAGTCCCGCGCCACTCGCCGCGCGCCGAGGCCGACCGTTGAGATTCCGACGGCCCCGCACGTCGAGCGTGCCTACGTCAACCTCAAGGCCGGCATCGTCGCCGGGCGCTACCGCCCGGGCGCGGCGCTGTCGGAGGTGAGCCTCGCGGCGGAGCACGGCATGAGCCGGACGCCGATCCGCGAAGGGCTCGCGCGCCTCTGGCAGGAGGGCTACCTCGATCGCGTCGTCGGCCATGGGTACTTCGTGGCCCGCGTCACCGTCCAGCAGATTCACGATACGTTCGACGTGCGCCGGCTGCTCGAAGGGGCCGCCGCCGCCCGCGCCGCGGAGCTCGCGTCGCCGGCGGACGTGGAGCGCCTGCGTACCCTGGCCTCGGTGCCGATCGTCGCGTCGCAGGACTACCGCCAGTCGGAGGTGGCGAACGTCCAGTTCCACCTCGCGATTGCGGCGTGCGCGCGCAACGGCCTTGCCGCCGAGTTGATCGAGCGCTGCCTCGCGCAGGTCGACCGCTTCATGTCGCTGGGCGTCAACTTCGGGCAATTCACCGAGACGGCGACCGAGGCGCACCTCCAGATCGTCGACGCCATCGAGGCGCGCGATCCCGCCGCCGCCCGCGCCCGGATGGAGGAGCATCTCGACTGCGGCAGCCGTCTCATGAAGGACGCCCTCCTCCGGGGTCAGCTCTCCGGCGTCGGACTCTGA
- a CDS encoding transglycosylase SLT domain-containing protein translates to MRLVPVFLLALGSWHTPAQSPPADTPLRPTVHASLPQNIDDYWFAPAAAQRSAPRNQRLADAAAAYAAGDYAAALAAARQALAAGGPLEIYAQYYVGASQLRLNNAADAVKAFDAVLAKQPEGQLSVAALLGKAEAAESRGDHGEALAIYETLASHKSIAPEDILSRLARAALAAGNRARAAEAYVRIYYEFPLSEAATAAATAMGSLQDLIVRKDYKADLGRALILFGARRYAEAKGLLLDIQRQADGDDREVIDLRIAESEYFLKRYAYARDGVRPYLDRASRRAEAKFFYLSALRGLGDDDEANRLTRELAAEFPDSSWSSEALNNLGTHYIVTNQDDLAAQTFKDLFARFPSGPHAERAAWKYGWWAYTTRNYNETVRVFEAAAAAFPRSDYRPPWLYWSARAREKLGQRQVAEARMRLVHADYLHSYYGRLAAARLAPLKASAAVDEGSIVPASVESARPAPASPAPPTGTLIRHLLAAGLYDDGLNELRYAQKAWGTSPAIEATIAWIHHQKGDLRRAITLMRRAYPQFLTSGGDAVPAEILQVIFPLTYWDAIKRQAAVYELDPYVVAALIAQESTFDPNARSVANAWGLMQIVPSTGRRLATALGIRRFSTSMLTHGETNIRLGTLYFKRLVQQFGGTHYALASYNAGENRVVRWKAERPGMDEDEFIDDIPFPETQNYVKRILGTAEDYRRLYGDGDVKPRPAPASKRLTTSKPGVRRPAAKPAAKKKAPARPPAKKPGTRTRRTPRG, encoded by the coding sequence ATGCGCCTGGTGCCCGTCTTCCTGCTGGCGCTCGGGAGCTGGCACACGCCGGCGCAGTCCCCGCCGGCCGACACGCCGCTCCGTCCGACCGTGCACGCGTCGCTGCCTCAGAACATCGACGACTACTGGTTCGCGCCCGCGGCCGCGCAGCGATCAGCGCCGCGCAATCAGCGGCTGGCCGACGCCGCCGCGGCGTATGCCGCCGGCGATTACGCCGCCGCGCTTGCCGCCGCGCGCCAGGCGCTCGCCGCCGGCGGTCCGCTCGAGATCTACGCGCAGTATTACGTCGGCGCGTCGCAGCTGCGGCTCAACAACGCCGCGGACGCGGTGAAGGCGTTCGACGCCGTGCTCGCGAAACAGCCGGAAGGGCAGCTCTCGGTCGCGGCGCTGCTCGGGAAGGCCGAGGCGGCCGAGAGCCGCGGGGACCACGGCGAGGCGCTCGCGATCTACGAGACGCTGGCGTCGCACAAATCGATTGCGCCGGAGGACATCCTGTCGCGCCTCGCGCGGGCCGCGCTGGCCGCCGGCAACCGCGCGCGCGCCGCGGAAGCATACGTGCGGATCTATTACGAGTTCCCGCTGTCCGAGGCCGCCACCGCCGCGGCGACGGCGATGGGCTCGCTGCAGGATCTCATCGTCCGCAAGGACTACAAGGCGGATCTCGGACGCGCGCTGATTCTGTTCGGCGCCAGGCGCTATGCCGAAGCGAAGGGGCTGCTGCTCGACATCCAGCGCCAGGCCGACGGCGACGATCGCGAAGTCATCGATCTGCGCATCGCCGAAAGCGAGTACTTCCTCAAGCGCTACGCCTACGCCCGTGACGGCGTGCGTCCGTACCTCGATCGCGCCTCACGCCGGGCCGAAGCGAAGTTCTTCTACCTGAGCGCGCTGCGCGGCCTCGGCGATGACGACGAGGCGAACCGGCTGACGCGCGAGCTGGCGGCGGAGTTCCCCGACAGTTCGTGGTCGTCCGAAGCGCTCAACAATCTCGGCACCCACTACATCGTCACCAACCAGGACGACCTCGCGGCGCAGACCTTCAAGGATCTGTTCGCCCGGTTCCCCTCCGGGCCGCATGCCGAGCGCGCCGCGTGGAAGTACGGCTGGTGGGCGTACACCACTCGCAACTACAACGAGACGGTGCGCGTGTTCGAGGCCGCGGCCGCCGCGTTCCCGCGCTCCGACTACCGGCCGCCGTGGCTCTACTGGTCGGCGCGCGCGCGGGAGAAGCTCGGGCAGCGCCAGGTCGCCGAAGCGCGGATGCGCCTCGTCCACGCCGACTACCTGCACTCCTACTACGGCCGGCTCGCCGCCGCGCGTCTCGCGCCGCTCAAGGCCAGCGCCGCGGTGGATGAGGGCTCGATCGTCCCGGCGAGCGTGGAGTCGGCGCGCCCCGCGCCCGCCAGTCCGGCGCCGCCCACGGGGACGCTCATCCGTCACCTGCTGGCCGCCGGCCTGTATGACGACGGGTTGAACGAGCTGAGATATGCGCAGAAGGCGTGGGGCACGTCGCCGGCCATCGAAGCGACCATCGCATGGATTCACCATCAGAAGGGGGATCTGCGCCGCGCCATCACGCTGATGCGGCGGGCGTACCCGCAGTTCCTCACCTCGGGCGGCGACGCCGTGCCCGCCGAGATCCTCCAGGTGATCTTCCCGCTGACCTACTGGGACGCGATCAAGCGGCAGGCAGCCGTCTACGAGCTCGATCCCTACGTCGTCGCCGCGCTGATCGCGCAGGAGTCGACGTTCGATCCCAACGCGCGGTCGGTGGCGAACGCGTGGGGGCTGATGCAGATCGTGCCGAGCACGGGCCGCCGCCTCGCGACGGCGCTGGGCATCCGGCGCTTCTCGACGTCGATGCTGACGCACGGCGAGACCAACATCCGCCTGGGCACGCTCTATTTCAAGCGGCTCGTCCAGCAGTTCGGCGGCACGCACTACGCGCTCGCCAGCTACAACGCGGGGGAGAACCGCGTCGTGCGGTGGAAAGCGGAGCGGCCGGGGATGGACGAAGACGAGTTCATCGACGACATCCCGTTCCCCGAGACCCAGAACTACGTGAAGCGGATCCTCGGGACGGCGGAGGACTATCGGCGCCTGTACGGCGACGGTGACGTGAAGCCGCGCCCCGCGCCGGCGTCGAAACGGCTGACGACCTCCAAGCCGGGCGTCCGGCGTCCCGCGGCCAAGCCGGCGGCAAAGAAGAAGGCGCCGGCGAGGCCGCCGGCGAAGAAGCCGGGCACCCGCACCCGCCGCACCCCGCGCGGCTAG
- a CDS encoding glutathionylspermidine synthase family protein: protein MSGPWVPVEPLASAAFADVRRRAIVDCCKWDPQVGDVCVIARTPLVITRAAWDAVVRLAETLANETLAAERELIDRPELHRVLGVPRAARRALRRIGRLGPSAGVARIVRFDFHFTTDGWRISEANCDVPGGLNEASGLPAAIGPHYAWAVPVGDPADAYARAIAAGAGPRSTVALVHATAFSDDQQMMSFVARRLEARGVAPQLASPSHLRWRDGRVHLDSAWFQGPLDAVVRFFPAEWLGDLPGACGWPMLFAGSRTPLSNPAAAILTQSKRFPLVWDRLQTRLPAWRAHLPETRDPREAPWRTSDEWIVKPAFGRVGEGIGMPDAIGAAELRRIRRQAHWWPGRWIAQRRFRALPVEIGGRAVFPCLGVYTLDGRVVGAYGRLATVPLVDARAADAAVLAA from the coding sequence ATGAGCGGACCGTGGGTGCCGGTCGAACCGCTGGCGTCCGCGGCGTTTGCAGACGTGCGCCGGCGCGCCATCGTCGACTGCTGCAAGTGGGATCCGCAGGTGGGCGACGTGTGTGTCATCGCGCGAACGCCGCTGGTGATTACGCGGGCCGCCTGGGACGCCGTCGTCCGGCTCGCGGAGACGCTCGCGAACGAGACGCTCGCGGCCGAACGCGAGCTGATCGATCGTCCTGAGCTGCATCGCGTGCTGGGCGTGCCGCGTGCGGCGAGGCGGGCGCTGCGGCGGATCGGCCGGCTCGGGCCGTCGGCCGGTGTGGCGCGGATCGTGCGGTTCGATTTTCACTTCACCACCGACGGCTGGCGCATTTCGGAGGCGAACTGCGACGTCCCTGGCGGGCTGAACGAAGCCTCCGGCCTGCCGGCGGCGATCGGACCGCACTACGCGTGGGCCGTGCCGGTCGGCGATCCGGCCGACGCCTACGCCAGGGCCATCGCCGCCGGTGCGGGTCCGCGGTCGACGGTCGCGCTCGTCCACGCCACCGCGTTCAGTGACGACCAGCAGATGATGTCCTTCGTCGCCCGGCGGCTCGAGGCCCGGGGCGTCGCCCCCCAGCTCGCGAGCCCGAGCCACTTGCGGTGGCGCGACGGACGCGTGCATCTGGACAGCGCCTGGTTCCAGGGACCGCTCGACGCGGTCGTGCGGTTCTTCCCGGCGGAGTGGCTCGGCGACCTGCCCGGCGCGTGCGGATGGCCGATGCTGTTTGCCGGATCGCGCACGCCGCTCAGCAACCCGGCCGCCGCGATCCTGACGCAGAGCAAGCGTTTTCCGCTGGTGTGGGATCGCCTGCAGACGCGGCTGCCGGCGTGGCGCGCGCACCTGCCCGAGACCCGCGATCCGCGGGAGGCCCCGTGGCGCACGTCGGACGAGTGGATCGTGAAGCCGGCCTTCGGCCGCGTGGGGGAGGGGATCGGCATGCCGGACGCGATCGGCGCCGCGGAGCTGCGCCGGATTCGACGGCAGGCCCACTGGTGGCCGGGCCGCTGGATCGCGCAGCGTCGGTTTCGCGCGCTCCCGGTCGAGATCGGCGGCCGCGCGGTGTTTCCCTGTCTCGGCGTCTATACGCTCGACGGTCGGGTCGTCGGTGCGTACGGCCGGCTCGCGACAGTGCCGCTCGTCGACGCGCGCGCCGCGGACGCCGCAGTCCTGGCAGCGTAA
- a CDS encoding amidohydrolase family protein encodes MLNRREFLGVLGAVTSAGPAVLRGAQVNEWGSPVFDLHFHLRAQPAANVAHLDGAGITRANLLTRAAASSQVQSVQAAAPDRFTWFCSADPSRPEGIDALTQSVKSGARGFGEMKYHLAADAPEFQRAYALAAELRVPILIHFQEVDHFPNEGTWGTGFARNFERMLKTYPNTTFIGHADAFWANVSADYRNEAAYPSGPIVRGGITDKLLGDYPNLYGDVSANSGNNMLSRDPDFTADFVRRHQNKLLFGSDCGCADGHGSGVSQGNNPAAARLAGKCVARETLTVLKRAASPETFRKIVWSNALTLLRIPA; translated from the coding sequence ATGTTGAATCGCCGTGAGTTTCTCGGCGTGCTCGGCGCCGTCACGTCCGCCGGGCCCGCTGTTCTGCGAGGCGCACAGGTCAACGAATGGGGATCGCCGGTCTTCGACCTGCACTTCCATCTGCGGGCACAGCCAGCCGCGAACGTCGCGCATCTCGACGGGGCCGGCATCACCAGGGCGAATCTGCTGACGCGCGCCGCGGCCAGCAGTCAGGTTCAGTCAGTGCAGGCGGCTGCTCCGGACCGCTTCACGTGGTTCTGCAGCGCCGATCCGTCCCGGCCGGAAGGGATCGACGCGCTGACGCAAAGCGTGAAATCGGGCGCCCGCGGATTCGGCGAAATGAAGTACCACCTCGCCGCCGACGCCCCCGAGTTCCAGCGCGCGTACGCGCTGGCCGCCGAGTTGCGCGTGCCGATCCTGATCCACTTCCAGGAAGTCGATCACTTCCCGAACGAAGGCACGTGGGGCACGGGGTTCGCCAGGAACTTCGAACGCATGCTGAAGACGTATCCGAACACCACCTTCATCGGCCACGCGGACGCGTTCTGGGCGAATGTGAGTGCGGACTATCGCAACGAGGCCGCCTACCCGTCCGGCCCCATCGTCCGCGGCGGGATCACCGACAAACTGCTGGGCGATTATCCCAACTTGTACGGCGACGTGTCGGCCAATTCCGGCAACAACATGTTGTCGCGCGATCCGGACTTCACCGCGGACTTCGTGCGCCGACATCAGAACAAGCTGCTCTTCGGGAGCGACTGCGGGTGCGCCGACGGCCACGGCAGCGGTGTGAGCCAGGGCAACAACCCGGCGGCCGCCCGATTGGCCGGCAAGTGCGTCGCACGCGAAACCCTGACCGTGCTGAAGCGGGCCGCGTCGCCGGAGACCTTCCGGAAGATCGTCTGGAGCAATGCGCTCACGCTGCTCAGGATTCCGGCGTAA
- a CDS encoding PadR family transcriptional regulator — protein sequence MKDPQTQFIQGTFDLLILRTLIYGPAHGHAIARHIQHASEDLRIETGSLYPALHRLEAQGFVQSAWRVSDKGKRAKYYQLTPAGKRHLTAEQSRWDRFVLAMSRVLQPSEAE from the coding sequence ATGAAGGACCCTCAGACGCAGTTCATCCAGGGGACGTTCGACCTGCTGATCCTGCGGACCCTGATTTACGGCCCCGCCCACGGGCACGCGATCGCCAGGCACATCCAACACGCGTCCGAGGACCTGCGGATCGAGACTGGCTCGCTGTACCCCGCGCTGCACCGCCTCGAGGCGCAGGGTTTCGTGCAGTCCGCGTGGCGCGTCTCCGACAAAGGCAAACGGGCGAAGTACTACCAGCTGACGCCAGCGGGAAAACGCCACCTGACGGCTGAGCAATCCCGCTGGGATCGGTTCGTTCTGGCGATGAGCCGCGTGCTTCAGCCGTCGGAAGCGGAGTGA
- a CDS encoding ADOP family duplicated permease has product MRWLLYRLRSLWHRPAREADLEAELQFHLEAEAEEQIETGLPPDRARQAALRALGNVTLAKEDARAVWTWGAIERLLQDVRYALRVLARQRAFTATALATIVLIVGGTTAVFTLVNAVLLRPLPYPASNRLVMVRAHDPRGGTTMSYRDVERLQEQVSSVEAWGLYRGPGYVSTLDRNSDRPLDVQDMRITPELFRLLGVQVALGRPLLPGDAIEANPDVAVIGHDLWQTRFGGTPDVLGKSFELRRGRTLTIVGVAAPGADVPGNWLSDPIVWHPIRAGERAASTLRFTVLARLKPGRSIGAVNAEIAARRPLMDSAGGVDRPVDASLLLDHIVGDSQRILWVFFGAMACVLLIGVANLVSLQLVRNAARERELGLRAALGASRWRLVRQLLVESLLLGAAGGAGGLLVASTAVDLVTSALPAGFPRADQIALDPAVWVFAALLSALVGATIGFIPVLRSIKPGLIQRVQEGGGSATLSHRRARVQRALIAFETAAALVLLVGAGLLVNSFGRLISQDAGMRERDLWVVRGTLPMRYRPPADTDFWLSAVRHLRELPDVESAALVVNDGGPLRGGDISFGGIVPDGQTAGQGRGFSLSHRAVGGSYFSTLGIRIVSGRPILDSDTARSEGVVVLNQAAAAALWPGDNPLGRRLGGIGRPLTVVGIVPDFKLTRLDGGVSLQMYTSLLQQPPPAQTSTIMVRAKPGATAIADRTKAILVNLDKDLSHLEVLTMARVRWQLLASERFRTAVLLVFAGTAAFLALIGVFGLVSYTVAQRHREIGLRVALGATYSRVVSLMLRQALIPAGLGIAAGILGALAASRLLAAFLFGVQATDPATFSATIGLFFCAVLVAALLPALRSFRIDPAAALRHE; this is encoded by the coding sequence ATGCGGTGGTTGCTCTATCGCCTGAGGAGCCTCTGGCACCGGCCAGCGCGTGAGGCCGATCTCGAGGCCGAGCTGCAGTTTCACCTCGAGGCGGAAGCCGAGGAGCAGATCGAGACCGGCCTGCCGCCGGACCGCGCGCGGCAGGCGGCCTTGCGCGCGCTCGGGAACGTCACGCTCGCGAAAGAAGATGCGCGCGCCGTCTGGACCTGGGGCGCGATCGAGCGCCTGCTGCAGGATGTCCGCTATGCGCTTCGCGTGCTTGCCAGGCAACGCGCGTTCACTGCGACCGCGCTCGCAACCATCGTCTTGATCGTCGGCGGCACGACGGCCGTGTTCACGCTCGTCAACGCCGTGCTGCTCCGGCCGCTGCCGTACCCCGCGTCCAACCGGCTCGTGATGGTACGGGCCCACGATCCGCGCGGCGGGACGACGATGTCCTATCGCGATGTCGAACGGCTCCAGGAACAGGTTTCGAGCGTCGAGGCCTGGGGACTCTACCGCGGTCCCGGCTACGTCAGCACGCTCGATCGAAACTCCGATCGCCCGCTGGACGTTCAGGACATGCGGATCACACCAGAATTGTTCCGCCTGCTGGGCGTGCAGGTCGCGCTCGGCCGGCCCCTCCTTCCCGGCGATGCGATAGAGGCGAACCCGGACGTGGCGGTCATCGGTCACGACCTGTGGCAGACGCGGTTTGGCGGCACGCCGGACGTGCTCGGCAAGAGCTTCGAGCTGAGACGAGGACGAACTCTGACCATCGTCGGCGTCGCCGCGCCAGGCGCTGATGTGCCGGGCAACTGGCTGTCGGATCCCATCGTGTGGCATCCGATCCGCGCAGGCGAGCGCGCGGCGTCCACGCTTCGATTCACGGTGCTGGCGAGGCTGAAGCCGGGCCGATCGATCGGCGCCGTCAACGCCGAGATCGCCGCTCGGCGTCCGCTGATGGACTCGGCCGGCGGTGTCGATCGCCCGGTTGACGCCTCGCTGCTCCTCGATCACATCGTGGGCGACAGCCAGCGCATTCTCTGGGTGTTCTTCGGCGCGATGGCGTGCGTGCTGCTCATCGGCGTGGCGAATCTCGTGAGTCTGCAGCTGGTCCGCAACGCCGCCCGCGAACGGGAGCTGGGGCTTCGCGCGGCACTGGGCGCGAGCCGGTGGCGGCTGGTCCGGCAGCTGCTCGTCGAGAGTCTGCTCCTCGGCGCCGCGGGCGGCGCCGGGGGCCTGCTCGTCGCGTCCACCGCCGTCGATCTGGTGACGTCCGCGCTGCCGGCCGGTTTCCCGCGCGCCGATCAGATCGCGCTCGACCCGGCGGTCTGGGTCTTTGCCGCGCTTCTCTCGGCGCTCGTTGGCGCCACGATCGGTTTCATCCCTGTTCTTCGCTCGATCAAACCCGGGTTGATCCAGCGCGTCCAGGAAGGCGGCGGGAGCGCCACGCTGAGCCACCGCCGCGCGCGGGTTCAACGCGCCCTGATCGCCTTCGAGACGGCAGCGGCGCTGGTGCTCCTGGTCGGCGCCGGTCTCCTGGTCAACAGCTTCGGCCGGCTGATTTCGCAGGACGCGGGGATGCGCGAGCGGGACCTGTGGGTCGTGCGCGGCACGCTGCCGATGCGGTATCGCCCGCCCGCGGACACCGACTTCTGGTTGTCCGCCGTGCGTCACCTGCGCGAGCTGCCCGACGTCGAGAGCGCCGCGCTCGTGGTGAACGACGGCGGGCCGCTCCGCGGCGGCGACATCAGCTTCGGCGGGATCGTTCCCGATGGCCAGACCGCTGGACAAGGCCGCGGCTTCAGCCTCAGCCACCGCGCCGTCGGCGGCAGCTATTTCAGCACGCTCGGCATTCGGATTGTCTCCGGCCGGCCGATCCTCGACTCCGATACCGCCCGCAGCGAAGGGGTCGTCGTTCTCAACCAGGCCGCGGCGGCCGCACTCTGGCCCGGCGACAATCCACTGGGCAGAAGGCTCGGCGGTATCGGCCGCCCGTTGACGGTGGTCGGGATCGTTCCGGACTTCAAGCTCACGCGGCTGGACGGCGGCGTGTCGCTCCAGATGTACACCTCGCTGCTGCAGCAGCCGCCGCCGGCGCAGACCTCCACCATCATGGTTCGCGCGAAGCCTGGTGCGACCGCGATCGCCGACCGGACGAAGGCGATCCTCGTGAACCTCGACAAGGACCTCTCGCATCTCGAGGTGCTCACGATGGCGCGGGTGCGGTGGCAGCTGCTCGCGTCCGAGCGGTTTCGCACCGCGGTGCTGCTCGTCTTCGCCGGAACGGCGGCGTTCCTGGCGCTGATCGGCGTGTTCGGGCTCGTGTCGTACACCGTCGCGCAGCGCCATCGCGAGATCGGATTGCGAGTGGCGCTCGGCGCGACCTACTCGCGCGTCGTATCGCTGATGCTCCGTCAGGCGTTGATCCCCGCCGGCCTCGGTATCGCGGCCGGCATCCTGGGGGCGCTCGCGGCGAGCCGCCTGCTGGCTGCGTTTCTCTTCGGCGTGCAGGCAACGGATCCGGCGACGTTCAGCGCCACCATCGGCCTGTTCTTCTGCGCGGTCTTGGTCGCCGCGCTGCTGCCGGCGCTGCGAAGCTTCCGCATCGATCCGGCGGCCGCCCTGCGGCACGAGTAG
- a CDS encoding YpdA family putative bacillithiol disulfide reductase, which translates to MPEPRDVAVIGAGPVGLACAIELRRRGLSVRVFDQGTLANSIVGYPSNMEFFSTPDLIEIGGYPFPVAGYKPTREDALEYYRGVAARESLELSLYDRVGAIDGSAGAFVVRAASGAHQVGAVVLATGFFDRANALGVPGEDLPKVTHYYKEPFAYVGQDVAVIGARNSAAKAALDCYRHGARVTLVVRGAALSEKIKYWIKPDLENRIKEGSIKAFFHTTVAEIRARTLLLNTPSGGCEIANHWVLAMTGYHPDFDLLHRFGVTFAEDRWRTPIYDESTFETARRGLYIAGTVCGGYQTGRWFIENGRFHARQIAEHLSGGAAERIPYDAIHWKTAE; encoded by the coding sequence ATGCCTGAGCCGCGTGACGTCGCCGTGATCGGGGCCGGACCTGTCGGCCTGGCGTGTGCCATCGAGCTCCGCCGGCGCGGCCTCAGCGTCCGCGTGTTCGACCAGGGCACGCTGGCGAACTCCATCGTCGGCTACCCGTCGAACATGGAATTCTTCTCCACGCCCGACCTGATCGAGATCGGCGGCTACCCGTTCCCGGTGGCGGGGTACAAGCCGACGCGCGAAGACGCGCTCGAATACTACCGCGGGGTCGCCGCGCGCGAGTCGCTCGAACTGTCGCTCTACGACCGCGTCGGCGCGATCGACGGATCGGCCGGCGCGTTCGTCGTCCGGGCGGCGAGCGGCGCGCACCAGGTCGGCGCCGTCGTGCTGGCGACGGGGTTCTTCGATCGCGCCAACGCGCTCGGCGTCCCGGGCGAGGATCTGCCCAAGGTGACCCACTATTACAAGGAGCCGTTCGCCTACGTCGGCCAGGACGTGGCGGTGATCGGGGCGCGCAACTCGGCCGCCAAGGCGGCGCTGGACTGCTACCGCCACGGCGCCCGCGTCACGCTCGTGGTCCGCGGCGCGGCGCTGTCGGAGAAGATCAAGTACTGGATCAAGCCGGACCTCGAGAACCGGATCAAGGAAGGCAGCATCAAGGCGTTCTTCCACACCACCGTGGCCGAGATCCGTGCTCGGACGCTGCTGCTCAACACCCCGTCCGGCGGCTGCGAGATCGCCAATCACTGGGTGCTGGCGATGACCGGGTATCACCCCGACTTCGACCTGCTTCACCGCTTCGGCGTGACGTTCGCGGAGGATCGCTGGCGCACGCCGATTTACGACGAGTCGACGTTCGAAACGGCGCGGCGCGGCCTCTACATCGCCGGCACCGTCTGCGGCGGCTATCAGACCGGCCGCTGGTTCATCGAGAACGGCCGCTTCCATGCGCGGCAGATTGCCGAGCACCTCTCCGGCGGCGCCGCGGAGCGGATCCCCTACGACGCGATCCACTGGAAGACCGCCGAATAG
- a CDS encoding (2Fe-2S)-binding protein — MRYTVLVNGERRTVDVPERMPLLWVLRDAMDLKGTKFGCGVAMCGACTVLVDGQPTRSCITPISSVGTRAVTTIESLPRDASHPLQRAWMELDVAQCGYCQAGQLMAASALLKATPNPTDAQIDSAMSGNVCRCGTYIRIKEAIKAAASAGRRG; from the coding sequence ATGAGATACACAGTCCTCGTCAATGGGGAGCGGCGCACCGTGGATGTGCCGGAGCGCATGCCCCTGCTCTGGGTGCTCCGGGACGCGATGGATCTGAAGGGCACGAAGTTCGGCTGCGGCGTGGCGATGTGCGGCGCGTGCACGGTGCTCGTCGACGGCCAGCCCACCCGCTCGTGCATCACGCCGATCTCCTCGGTGGGCACGCGCGCGGTCACGACCATCGAGAGCCTGCCGCGCGACGCGTCGCACCCGCTGCAGCGCGCCTGGATGGAGCTCGACGTGGCGCAGTGCGGATACTGCCAGGCGGGCCAGCTGATGGCCGCCTCGGCGCTGCTCAAGGCCACACCGAACCCGACCGACGCGCAGATCGACAGCGCGATGAGCGGCAACGTCTGCCGGTGCGGGACCTACATCCGGATCAAAGAGGCCATCAAGGCGGCGGCGAGCGCCGGAAGGAGGGGATAA